One Rhododendron vialii isolate Sample 1 chromosome 2a, ASM3025357v1 genomic region harbors:
- the LOC131317854 gene encoding aspartic proteinase nepenthesin-1-like, with translation MASSPPSLSYDLFLTLALILISISPAFSMSRDSRQALDDHQDQLMKTGCKITLNHIDSGGNFTNSERLYRAVKRSSRRLQLFNEMVLRAKHPKLRTTVYAGEGEYLMNFSIGTPPMSYSGIMDTGSDLIWTQCQPCLKCAPQPDPLFDPKKSSSFSRVSCTSQFCRDLPDSDCNPFYGCVYNYTYGSGLTLGFLGTETFTFEKVKVPKVTFGCGLFNLGFGTEGLIGFGRGPLSLVSQLGEPTFSYCLTSWNGSKPSTLLIGSHASVNSSDGGGEIKTTPLIQNPDFYYLSLEGITIGSTRLPVNKTTFALNADGSGGLIIDSGTTITQLAESAYTHVKEEFKYQVKLPVVDALDSTGLDLCFQLPSDPSDRVEIPSLVFHFTHADLDLPTENYMLPNSSLGVTCLAMLGSGDTSSIYGNIQQQNFLVVHDLYKETLSFMPTECDKF, from the coding sequence ATGGCTTCATCACCACCATCTCTATCCTACGACCTCTTTCTTACCCTAGCTTTGATTCTCATATCTATTTCACCCGCGTTTTCCATGTCACGTGACTCACGTCAAGCTCTCGATGATCATCAGGATCAACTGATGAAAACTGGTTGCAAAATTACTCTAAACCACATTGATTCGGGTGGAAACTTCACTAACTCTGAACGTTTATATCGGGCAGTGAAGCGTTCCAGCCGCAGACTACAACTGTTCAATGAAATGGTTTTGAGAGCTAAACATCCAAAACTCAGGACCACGGTTTATGCAGGAGAAGGCGAATACCTTATGAACTTTTCGATAGGGACCCCGCCAATGTCCTACTCCGGTATAATGGATACCGGTAGCGACCTCATATGGACTCAATGCCAGCCTTGTCTCAAGTGTGCTCCTCAGCCCGATCCGTTGTTTGATCCAAAAAAATCCTCCTCTTTTTCACGTGTGTCATGCACCAGCCAATTTTGCCGAGACCTGCCAGATTCAGATTGCAACCCCTTCTACGGGTGCGTGTATAACTACACATACGGAAGTGGGTTAACTTTAGGTTTTTTAGGCACCGAGACCTTTACTTTCGAGAAGGTCAAGGTGCCGAAAGTAACGTTTGGTTGTGGTCTATTTAATTTGGGATTCGGGACCGAGGGCCTGATAGGCTTCGGACGCGGACCCTTGTCGCTCGTCTCCCAGTTGGGTGAGCCCACGTTCTCATATTGCTTGACTTCCTGGAATGGAAGTAAACCCAGTACTCTTTTGATAGGCTCCCATGCAAGTGTGAATTCCTCAGATGGTGGTGGGGAGATCAAAACCACCCCTTTGATTCAAAACCCAGATTTTTATTATCTTTCTCTCGAAGGAATCACGATTGGTAGCACTAGGTTGCCCGTAAACAAAACAACTTTTGCTCTTAATGCTGATGGGTCTGGGGGCCTGATCATAGATTCGGGCACAACAATTACGCAGTTGGCGGAAAGTGCTTATACTCATGTTAAGGAAGAGTTCAAATATCAGGTAAAGCTTCCGGTAGTCGACGCTTTAGACTCGACCGGGCTTGATCTTTGCTTCCAGTTGCCATCCGATCCTTCTGATCGTGTGGAGATACCCTCGCTGGTATTCCATTTTACGCATGCAGATTTAGATTTACCGACGGAAAACTATATGCTCCCGAACTCCAGTTTGGGGGTGACGTGTTTGGCCATGCTTGGTTCAGGTGATACTAGCTCCATATATGGGAATATACAGCAGCAAAACTTCCTGGTGGTGCATGACTTATACAAAGAAACCCTGTCATTTATGCCAACGGAGtgtgacaagttttga